TCATCGAGAGCGTGATCTCGGGCGAGACCTGGCCGGGCAGCGAGGCGTTCTCCAGCCGCGCCAGCAGCTCCGTCGCGGCGGGCTCCAGATCGCGGTCGAGACGGTCGATCAGCTGCAGCTCCAGTTCGACACCCAGACTCAGCGGCGCCGAGGCGCCAAAGGCTTGCAAGGGCATGGTGTTCTCCCTGTGGTTGGCGGTGTTGTGAATTCAATGTAGGGGAAGCGCCCGCGCTCTTCGCGCCCCGGGAACACCGCGCGGCCAACTCGCGGCGAACTCCGACGCCGGCGTAGGACGGTGTCTGACGCGACCACGGCCGCTGGCGCACCTAGCATGACCCGGAACATCGAGCCTCCTCTTGCATGACCTCTCATCACCCCTCCCCGACCCCTGCCCTTTGCCTGCCCGCCCTGCTGCTTTTGAGCGGCCTCGCCAGCGCCCAAATCGCGATGGAGCCGGCCCGCGTGCCCGCGCCGGCGCGGCCGGCCGAGCTGACGCGCGACGGCGCGATCCGCGCCACCGTCGGCCTGGCCGCCAGCCTGGCCTCCGGCAACAGCAGCGCCAGCAACCTGAACCTGAATGCCGACCTGGTGCGCGCCACCGACACCGACAAGGTCTCGCTCTACGGCCGCGTGCAGCGCGCCAAGGCGAACCGCGCCACCACCGACGAGCAGCTGCGCGCCGGCCTGCGCTACGACCATGACCTGAGCCCGCGCACATTCGTCTATGTCGGCGGCGAGCTGGAGCACAACCGGCTGGCCAATCTGGACCATCGGCGCCAGTTCGGCGGCGGCCTCGGCTACCACCTGATCCGCAACGAGGCGCACAGCTTCGACCTGTTCGGCGGCCTGAGCCACACGCGCGACAAATACCTGAACCCGGCCCTGATCGACGGCGAGGTGCGCGACGCCTTCGCCTATGCGTCGGTGATGCTGGGCCAGGAGTCGACCCACCAGATCAGCCCGAGCACCAGCGCCAAGCAGCGCCTGATGCTGCAGCCCAATCTGAAGAGCCGCGGCGAGTACCGCGCCAACTGGGATGCCGACATCGCGGTCGCGATCAACAGCACCCTGAGCCTGACGGTCGGCGTCGCCGTCACCCACAACAGCGAGCCCAGCCCGGGCCGCAAGCCAACCGACACCCTCCTGACCACCGGCATCGCCGTCAAGTTCGATTGATGATCCGACGCAAGCCCGGCCCGCCCCCGCGCGCCACCGGGGCACGCAGTTGAGGGCAAAATGCGCTCATGACCGAGCGCGTGACCATCCCCTTGACGGACTGGCGCAGCATCGTGCCCGCGGTGCCCGCCCATCCCCAGCCCCTGCCCGGCCTGCTGGCCGACGCCCTGGGCCGGCCGCTGCACGATCTGCGCATCTCGGTCACCGACCGCTGCAACTTCCGCTGCAGCTACTGCATGCCCAAGGAAGTCTTCGACAAGTACCACGAGTTCCTGCCGCATGCGGAGCTGCTCAGCTTCGAGGAGATCACCCGCCTGGCCCGCCTGTTCGTCAGCCTGGGCGTGCGCAAGCTACGCCTGACCGGCGGCGAGCCGCTGCTGCGCCGCCATCTGGAGCGGCTGATCGAGATGCTGGCCGCGATCCGGACCCCGGACGGCACGCCGCTGGACCTGACCCTGACCACCAACGGCTCGCTGCTGGCCCGCAAGGCCCGCGCGCTGAAGGCCGCCGGCCTGCAGCGCGTCACCGTCAGCCTGGATGGGCTGGACGACGCGGTGTTCCAGCGCATGAACGATGTCGGCTTCCCGGTGGCCGAGGTGCTGCAGGGCATCGAGGCGGCGCTGGAGGCCGGCCTGGGACCGATCAAGGTCAATATGGTGGTCAAGCGCGGCGTCAACGAGGACCAGATCCTGCCGATGGCGCGCCATTTCCGCACACAGTACGGCGGCCGCGTGGTGCTGCGCTTCATCGAGTACATGGATGTCGGCGCAACCAACGGCTGGCGCATGGACGAGGTCGTGCCCTCGCGCGAGCTGCTGGCGCGGCTGGGCCGCGAGTTCGAGCTGAAGCCGCTGTCGGCCAGCGCGCCGGGCGAGACCGCCGAGCGCTGGGCCTATGCCGACGGGCGCGGCGAGATCGGCCTGATCTCCAGCGTCACCCAGGCCTTCTGCGGCGACTGCAACCGCGCCCGCCTCTCGACCGAGGGCAAGCTCTACACCTGCCTGTTCGCCCACAGCGGCCACGACCTGCGCGCGCTGCTGCGCGGCGGCCGCACCGACCTGGAGATCGGTGCCGCGCTCGGCGGCCTGTGGGGCCGGCGCAGCGACCGCTATTCGCAGCTGCGCAGCAGCCAGCAGGACCCGGCCGCCGCCTCGACCGAACGCCGCGTCGAGATGCACTACATCGGTGGCTGAGATGCCCCCGTCGCGCGCGCAGATCACCGGCCTCTTGCTGGCCGGCGGCCGCGGCAGCCGCATGGGCGGGCGGGACAAGGGCCTCGTCCCCTACCGCGGCCGGCCGCTGGCGGCCTGGGCGCTGGAGCGGCTGGCGCCCCAGGTCGGGCCCCTGCTGATCAGCGCGAACCGCAACCTGGCGCAATACCGAGTCCTAGGCCAGGCCCTGGGCGCGCCGGTGCTGGAGGATGCCGACGCGGAGCGCTTCGCCGGCCCGTTGGCCGGGCTGCTGTCGGGCCTGCACGCCTGCGGCAGCGACTGGCTGCTCAGCGTGCCCTGCGACAGCCCGCTGCTGCCCGCCGATCTGGCCGAGCGCCTGGCCGCCGGCCTGGGTGGTGCGGCGCTGGCCGTGGCGCTGGACGCCGAGGGCCGGCCGCATCCCACCTTCTGCCTGCTGCGCCGCGAGCTGGCTCCCGCGCTGGCCGACTACCTCGCCAGCGGTGGCCGTCGCGTGATGGCCTGGCAGCAGGCCCAGGGCGCGGCCCTGGTGCCCTTCGATCGCCCGCAGCATGCGCACGCCTTCGCCAATGCCAACGACCCCGACGAGCTCGCCCGGCTCGAAGCCCATACTCACCACCATGTCTGAAACCCCCGTGCATCTTCCGCCTCGCCTGCCACCCCGCTTGTTGCCTGGCTGCGAGCTGCGCCTGCTGCGCGAGGAGCAGCTGCCCGACTACAAGGCCCTGCGCGACCGCATGCTGGCCGGCCATGACGAGGCCTTCACCTCCGACGCCGCCACCGAGCTGGCGCGCTCGGCCGAGAGCTACCGCAGCCGCATCAGCCAGGGCCCGGGCGGCGCCTGCCTGTTCACCCTGACCGCCTGGCTGGACGGCACGCTGATCGGCGCGGTCAGCTGCGAGCGCGAGCCGCGCCAGAAGGTGCGCCACACCGCCCATCTGATCGGCATGATGGTGGACGACCCGGTCCAGGGTCGCGGCATCGGCCGCGCGCTGCTGCATGCGGCGCTGCGCCTGCTGGAGCAGGAGGATGGCATCGAGCTGGTCACGCTCAGCGTCACCAGCAGCAACCGCGGCGCGGTCGCGCTGTACGAATCGATGGGTTTTCGCCGCTACGGCTGCCTGCCGCGGGCGCTCAAGCTGGCCGACGGCCGCACGCTCGACAAGGATCTGATGTGCCTGGATCTGCAGCACCCCGCCCGATGAAGGAAGAACACCGCCTCGACCAGATCGCCGCCGCCCTGCCCGGCTACGACGCGCAGGCGCTGCGGGTCGAGCTGGCCCAGGCCGCGATCGCGCGCCTGCTGGCGCCGCTGGCCGCGCGGCTCGGCAACGAGACCCTGCCGCTGCGCGAGGCCCTGGGCCGCTGCCTGGCGGCCGAGCTGGTCTCGCCACTGGACGTGCCGGCCTTCGACAACTCCGCGATGGACGGCTATGCGCTGGCCGCCGCCTCGCTGCAGACGGAGGGCACGCCGACCCGGCTCGCGATCGCCGGCCGCAGCCTCGCCGGCCAGGGCCCGGCCGCGGCGCTGCAGCCGGGCCATTGCCTGCGCATCATGACCGGCGCGCCGATGCCGCCCGGCGCCGACACCGTGGTGCCGCAGGAGCTGGTGACGCGCCCGGACGAGGCGAGCATCCTGATCCCGCCGGGTCTGCTGCGCCCGGGTGCGAACCGGCGCCGCGCCGGCGAGGACCTGGCGCGCGGCCAGGGCGCGCTACGCGCCGGCCAGCGCCTGCGCGCGGCCGAGATCGGCCTGCTCGCCTCACTGGGCCTGGCCGAGGTGACGGTGCGCCGGCGCCCGCGCGTGGCCCTGCTGTCCACCGGCGACGAGCTCTGCCCGCCGGGCCGGCCGCTGCCGCCGGGCGGCGTCTACGACAGCAACCGCCACACCCTGTGGAGCCTGCTGCAGGCCCTGCCGGTCGAGGTGCTGGACCTGGGGCCGGTGCGCGACGATCCGGCCGCGCTGCGCGCCGCCTTTGCCGAGGCGGCGGCGCGCGCCGATGTCGTGCTCAGCACCGGTGGCGTCGGCGTCGGCGAGGCCGACCACACCAAGCGCGTGATGGCCGAGCTCGGCGAGGTGCTGTTCTGGCAGCTGGCGATGCGGCCGGGCCGGCCGCTGGCGGTGGGACGCATCGGCAGCGAAGCGGCAGGTCGGGCCCTGCTGCTGGGCCTGCCGGGCAATCCGGTGGCAGTGATGGTGGGCTTCTACGCCTTCGTGCGCCCGGCCCTGCTGGCCCTGGCCGGCACCGACCCCGCCCCGCCCTTGGCGCTGCGCGCCCGCAGCGCCGAGCCGCTGCGCAAGCGCGCGGGCCGCACCGAGTACCAGCGCGGCATCGTCGAGCGCGGCGAAGACGGCGATTGGTGGGTGCGCAGCACCGGCAGCCAGGGCTCGGGCATCCTGTCCAGCATGAGCCGCGCCAACGGCCTGATCCTGCTGGCCCATGAACGCGGCGAGGTGGCGCGCGGCGACTGGGTCGAGGTGCTGCCCTTCGAGGGGCTCAATTAACTCGTGCTGAGGCCCCCATCGACGTAGAAACCGGCACGCGCCGCACCGAATCTACTCCGCCGCGGCCGCGACCTGCAGCTGGAACACATTGCCCTCCGGATCATGGCCGTCGCAGACGCGCCGGCCCTGGAATACCCACTCATGCGCCGGCGGGTCGAGCACGCCGCCCAGCGCCGCGGCCTGCGCCCGCGCGGCCGCCAGGTCCGGCACCAGCAGGCACAGCTTCAGCGGCGTCTCCTCGCGCCGCTCGGGCGGCACGCTGATCTCGATGCCCGCCGCGATCGCGGCCGGGATTTCCACCAGCACCAGCTGGAAGGCCCCGGATTGCAGCACCGTGTAGTCGCTGTCCCGCTCGACGACGGGCAGACCCACCACCTCCGCGTAGAAGCGGCTCATGCGCGCCAGATCCTTGGCGTAGACGACCGCAGCGGCCTGCAGCATCTCAGCCGCCCGCGGCATGGATGATCGCGCCGTTGGCCGCGCGCCAGTCGTAGTCCATCTGCCGCGCGGTGCGGCGCGCCAGCTCGACGCCGGCCAGCTCCGCGACCAGGTGCAGCGACAGGTCGATGCCGGCCGAGATGCCGGCCGAGCTGAACAGGCGGCAGCGCCCGCCATGGTGCACCCAGGGCCGCGCCTCGACCCAGCGCTGGTTCGCCAGCACCTTCAGCAGCGAGCCGGAGGCCAGCGAGGCGCTGCGCAGATCGTCCAGGTCTTCCCAATGGGTGATGGCCTCGCGCTCGTTCAGGAGCCCGGCCTGCTCCAGCAGGAAGGCGCCGGTGCAGATCGAGGCCAGCACCTTCAGTTGCAGGCTCTGCGCGATCAGCCAGTCGCCCAGGCCCGGGCGCTGCAGCTCGGCCGTCACCACGCCGCCCGGCACGATCAGCAGGTCCAGCGGCGGGGCCGCGCGAAAGCCATGCTGCGGCGTGACCGAGAGACCGCCGCGCGCCCGCACCGGGGTCACGTCCGGCCCCAGGGTCGCCACCTCGAAGGGTGGCTCGGCCGCGCCGTCGCGCAGCGCCAGCCGCGCGGCGGTGGAGAAGACCTCGAAGGGGCCGGCGAAATCCAGCACCTCCACCTCGTCGAACAGATAGATCCCGACCTTGATCGTCGCCATCGGCATGCCCCAGAACTGTTGGCGCCAGCATAGCCGCAAGCCGCACCGCGCGCGGATTCCGTCATGGCCCTGACATCGGCGACAAAAACAATGCGCCCTTTTCCTTGCTGTCATCCACCGCCATGCCCGTTTCATCCCCCATCCGCACCCGCCAGCCGCGCGCCACCGCCCTTGCCCTTCTCCTCCTCGCCTCCGGCCTGCTGCTGAGCGCCTGCGGCGGCGGTGATGATGACGACAAGCCGGCCGAGCCGGAGATCAGCGTCGCCAGCCTGCGCCTGATCGGCCAGCAGGTGCTGCCGCGCCGCCTGGTCTTTCAGGACACGGTGGTCGGCGGCCTTTCGGGCATCGACTACGACGCCAAGAGCGACAGCTATGTGCTGATCAGCGACGACCGCACCACCGGCGACTCGCCCAACGCGCCGCGCCTGTACACCGCCAAGCTGAGCTTCGACGCCAACCAGTTCAGCGGCGTGCAGTTCCTCTCGACCATCAAGCTCAAGCAGCCCGATGGCAGCGACTATCCCAAGGTGCCGGACATCAAGGTCGCGGACCCCGAAGCCGTGCGCATCGACCCGGTCAACGGCAACTATGTCTGGGTCAGCGAGGGCGAGCGCACCCTGGGCACGCCAAACCGCCTGATCCAGCCCTTCATCCGCGAGGTCAACGCCCAGGGCCAGCACCAGCGCGAATACACCCTGCCGGCGATGTTCCAGATGAACGCCGGCGACAGCGGCCCGCGCCACAACGCGGTGTTCGAGGGCCTGAGCTTCACGCCGGACGGCCGCAGCGCGGTGGTGCTGATGGAGGGCCCGCTGTTGCAGGACGGCGCCGCGCCCAGCCTAACGGCCGGCGCCCAGTCGCGCATCACCGTGTTCGACCGCGCCAGCGGCCAGGCCACGGCCCAGTACGCCTACCCGGT
This genomic stretch from Roseateles sp. DAIF2 harbors:
- a CDS encoding YdiY family protein codes for the protein MSGLASAQIAMEPARVPAPARPAELTRDGAIRATVGLAASLASGNSSASNLNLNADLVRATDTDKVSLYGRVQRAKANRATTDEQLRAGLRYDHDLSPRTFVYVGGELEHNRLANLDHRRQFGGGLGYHLIRNEAHSFDLFGGLSHTRDKYLNPALIDGEVRDAFAYASVMLGQESTHQISPSTSAKQRLMLQPNLKSRGEYRANWDADIAVAINSTLSLTVGVAVTHNSEPSPGRKPTDTLLTTGIAVKFD
- the moaA gene encoding GTP 3',8-cyclase MoaA, encoding MTERVTIPLTDWRSIVPAVPAHPQPLPGLLADALGRPLHDLRISVTDRCNFRCSYCMPKEVFDKYHEFLPHAELLSFEEITRLARLFVSLGVRKLRLTGGEPLLRRHLERLIEMLAAIRTPDGTPLDLTLTTNGSLLARKARALKAAGLQRVTVSLDGLDDAVFQRMNDVGFPVAEVLQGIEAALEAGLGPIKVNMVVKRGVNEDQILPMARHFRTQYGGRVVLRFIEYMDVGATNGWRMDEVVPSRELLARLGREFELKPLSASAPGETAERWAYADGRGEIGLISSVTQAFCGDCNRARLSTEGKLYTCLFAHSGHDLRALLRGGRTDLEIGAALGGLWGRRSDRYSQLRSSQQDPAAASTERRVEMHYIGG
- the mobA gene encoding molybdenum cofactor guanylyltransferase MobA, which encodes MPPSRAQITGLLLAGGRGSRMGGRDKGLVPYRGRPLAAWALERLAPQVGPLLISANRNLAQYRVLGQALGAPVLEDADAERFAGPLAGLLSGLHACGSDWLLSVPCDSPLLPADLAERLAAGLGGAALAVALDAEGRPHPTFCLLRRELAPALADYLASGGRRVMAWQQAQGAALVPFDRPQHAHAFANANDPDELARLEAHTHHHV
- a CDS encoding GNAT family N-acetyltransferase, which produces MLPGCELRLLREEQLPDYKALRDRMLAGHDEAFTSDAATELARSAESYRSRISQGPGGACLFTLTAWLDGTLIGAVSCEREPRQKVRHTAHLIGMMVDDPVQGRGIGRALLHAALRLLEQEDGIELVTLSVTSSNRGAVALYESMGFRRYGCLPRALKLADGRTLDKDLMCLDLQHPAR
- the glp gene encoding gephyrin-like molybdotransferase Glp encodes the protein MKEEHRLDQIAAALPGYDAQALRVELAQAAIARLLAPLAARLGNETLPLREALGRCLAAELVSPLDVPAFDNSAMDGYALAAASLQTEGTPTRLAIAGRSLAGQGPAAALQPGHCLRIMTGAPMPPGADTVVPQELVTRPDEASILIPPGLLRPGANRRRAGEDLARGQGALRAGQRLRAAEIGLLASLGLAEVTVRRRPRVALLSTGDELCPPGRPLPPGGVYDSNRHTLWSLLQALPVEVLDLGPVRDDPAALRAAFAEAAARADVVLSTGGVGVGEADHTKRVMAELGEVLFWQLAMRPGRPLAVGRIGSEAAGRALLLGLPGNPVAVMVGFYAFVRPALLALAGTDPAPPLALRARSAEPLRKRAGRTEYQRGIVERGEDGDWWVRSTGSQGSGILSSMSRANGLILLAHERGEVARGDWVEVLPFEGLN
- a CDS encoding VOC family protein; this encodes MLQAAAVVYAKDLARMSRFYAEVVGLPVVERDSDYTVLQSGAFQLVLVEIPAAIAAGIEISVPPERREETPLKLCLLVPDLAAARAQAAALGGVLDPPAHEWVFQGRRVCDGHDPEGNVFQLQVAAAAE
- a CDS encoding DJ-1/PfpI family protein; translation: MATIKVGIYLFDEVEVLDFAGPFEVFSTAARLALRDGAAEPPFEVATLGPDVTPVRARGGLSVTPQHGFRAAPPLDLLIVPGGVVTAELQRPGLGDWLIAQSLQLKVLASICTGAFLLEQAGLLNEREAITHWEDLDDLRSASLASGSLLKVLANQRWVEARPWVHHGGRCRLFSSAGISAGIDLSLHLVAELAGVELARRTARQMDYDWRAANGAIIHAAGG
- a CDS encoding esterase-like activity of phytase family protein, whose amino-acid sequence is MPVSSPIRTRQPRATALALLLLASGLLLSACGGGDDDDKPAEPEISVASLRLIGQQVLPRRLVFQDTVVGGLSGIDYDAKSDSYVLISDDRTTGDSPNAPRLYTAKLSFDANQFSGVQFLSTIKLKQPDGSDYPKVPDIKVADPEAVRIDPVNGNYVWVSEGERTLGTPNRLIQPFIREVNAQGQHQREYTLPAMFQMNAGDSGPRHNAVFEGLSFTPDGRSAVVLMEGPLLQDGAAPSLTAGAQSRITVFDRASGQATAQYAYPVEKVQATPVPANNFSVSGATEILALSATRFLVLERSFSVGVVGNQVRLYEIDTAKASNVLSAANLAGATPVTKRLVLDFETLKTTLGGIANLEGLSFGPKLANGKRSLVVVADDNFPTADSPTDRNQILVFEIQP